A genomic segment from Spinacia oleracea cultivar Varoflay chromosome 3, BTI_SOV_V1, whole genome shotgun sequence encodes:
- the LOC110805979 gene encoding uncharacterized protein, with protein MKQLSCALIFDPPSDIAFRVAALLPVRDVCALGSCSKFWRELCGTDQLWISMIKQRWPSLRLSDHPFNSDDSISQPHFRDLKGFYVKRHNEVGSRVVKFVEQWSFSVSVEVQGYLKAMKELCSMQVDFMDVQMFLFKQELNVFLNLVGLHYCVNWLGVPLQHVMDALQGSDISERQVSIKWWKVGRWSNGFRLRDESHYRVVSLADLATKKQEDVLGVLSRGAVYEVIRVQISVASPLSVPWTCHTSLLPQR; from the exons atgaagcagTTGTCTTGCGCCCTTATCTTTGATCCTCCTTCCGACATCGCCTTCCGAGTCGCTGCTTTGTTACCG GTAAGAGATGTTTGTGCGCTTGGAAGTTGCTCGAAGTTTTGGAGGGAACTTTGTGGAACGGATCAACTATGGATTTCCATGATTAAACAGAGATGGCCGTCTCTTCGTTTGTCTGACCACCCCTTCAATTCTGATGACTCAATTTCTCAACCCCACTTTAGG gatttgaAGGGCTTTTACGTGAAAAGACACAATGAGGTGGGAAGCAGAGTAGTGAAATTTGTGGAGCAATGGTCCTTCTCTGTTTCAGTGGAGGTTCAGGGTTATTTGAAAGCAATGAAAGAGCTGTGTTCAATGCAGGTTGATTTTATGGATGTGCAGATGTTTCTGTTCAAGCAAGAGCTGAATGTGTTTCTGAACTTGGTAGGACTGCACTATTGTGTCAACTGGCTTGGAGTGCCG CTACAACATGTTATGGATGCCCTGCAAGGCTCAGACATATCTGAGAGACAAGTATCAATAAAATGGTGGAAAGTGGGGCGATGGAGTAACGGGTTTCGTTTAAGAGATGAGTCTCATTATCGTGTAGTCTCGTTGGCTGATCTTGCTACAAAAAAACAAGAGGATGTTCTTGGGGTTCTTTCCAGAGGTGCTGTCTATGAGGTCATACGCGTCCAGATTTCTGTTGCATCCCCATTATCTGTCCCTTGGACATGCCACACCTCCCTTTTACCTCAACGTTAA
- the LOC110805980 gene encoding CASP-like protein Ni6 has translation MSSMESEKGTVVAPPAAENGNNKKCGGVDVILRVLLLAASIAAVVVMVTSNQTETVPTPRGPMRAPAKFHHSPAFIYFVVALSITGVYSIITSIASLSSMRKSKVPAKLFWILLLHDVLILGIVASATGAAGGVGYIGLKGNTHVRWMKICNLYGKFCRHIGASILVSLFAAVVLVLLVVLDGYSLYRRIPAS, from the exons atgtcATCGATGGAGAGTGAGAAGGGAACAGTAGTAGCACCCCCTGCAGCTGAGAATGGTAATAATAAAAAATGTGGTGGAGTTGATGTGATACTTAGAGTTTTATTGTTGGCAGCATCTATTGCAGCGGTTGTGGTTATGGTTACAAGCAACCAGACTGAAACTGTTCCTACTCCTCGTGGTCCGATGCGTGCACCGGCTAAATTTCACCATTCCCCTGCCTTTAT ATACTTTGTGGTAGCACTATCGATTACTGGTGTGTACAGTATCATCACATCAATTGCATCGTTGTCCTCGATGAGGAAGTCTAAAGTCCCAGCCAAATTGTTCTGGATTTTACTTCTACACGATGTG CTAATACTGGGCATAGTAGCTTCAGCAACAGGCGCAGCTGGTGGGGTTGGATACATTGGTCTAAAAGGGAATACACATGTTCGATGGATGAAAATTTGTAATCTTTACGGCAAATTTTGCCGACACATTGGAGCTTCCATTCTTGTTTCGTTGTTCGCTGCCGTCGTGCTCGTACTCCTCGTCGTTCTTGATGGCTATTCTCTTTACCGACGTATTCCTGCATCCTAA